The following proteins come from a genomic window of Planctomycetia bacterium:
- a CDS encoding hypothetical protein (possible pseudo, internal stop codon), which yields MRHDVPYNPLHDQGYVSIGCAPCTRAIGFGEDERAGRWSGSAKTECGLHTRGP from the coding sequence GTGCGGCACGACGTGCCCTACAACCCGCTGCACGACCAGGGCTACGTGAGCATCGGCTGCGCGCCCTGCACCCGGGCGATCGGCTTCGGCGAGGACGAACGGGCCGGCCGCTGGAGCGGTTCGGCGAAGACCGAGTGCGGACTGCACACCCGCGGCCCGTGA